A region of the Oceaniferula marina genome:
AGCGGCTCTTCACAAGCTTCCAATCAAAATCGTGGTATTGAATAACAACTACCTCGGTATGGTTCGTCAATGGCAGGAGCTGTTCTATGAAGACCGGAAGTCCGGTGTGGATCTGGAAGGCAACCCGGATTTCGTCAAACTGGCAGCCTCCTACGGCATTCCCGGCTTTAACATCAAACGTCCGGCCGATGTCCGTCGGGTTTTGAAAAAAGCCTTCGAGGTCAAGGACGGCCCCGTGCTGATCCACGCCGAGTGTCTGAAAACCGACAACGTATTCCCGATGATCCCAGCGGGTGCCGCACTCGAAGACATGCTCACCGAGCCACCGAAAACCAAAATGGAAAAACCCACCGGTTCAACCTAGGCCCACCATTCAGCCCATGAGTCATTGAGTGATCCTGTCATTCCTCCAGCTCAACCTTTAACATTCAACATTCATAATTCAATGTCCCTTGTAACCACAAGCAACGAAACACCGGCCCCCATCCAGCGCCCGCCTATCCACACCATCTCCGTTTTGGTCAATAACAAGGCGGGGGTCCTGATGCGGATCTCCCAGGTCTTTGCCCGACGCGGCTATAATATCGACTCCCTCGTCGTTTCCCGCGGCCGTGACCGCCATTTTTCACGAATGACGATTGGCATCAGCGGTGACCCGGCAGGTCTTGAGCAAATCATCCTCCAGGTTTCCAAACTGATCGATGTCCTTCACTGCATCGAGCACACCAAATCGAACTCCGTCGTCAAAGAACTGCTTCTGGTCAAATTCCTGGCCAGCAAACAGGAACGCACCGAGGCCCTGCAGATCATCGACCACTACGGCGGCAAAACCATCGACCTCACACCGACCTCCATGATCGCCATGATCAACGGAGAGTCGACCAAGATCGATGCCGCCCTCTCGATGTTCTCCCAGTTTGAAATCATCGAAACCATCCGGACCGGTAAGATCGTAATGGCCCGGGGAGAGCAAGCCACCTAAACATGGAAGAGCTTGGGTGACGGCAAACAAGCCCCCTCCAAACCGTTGCCCACCCCCACCCTAAGCGCCCCAAACAGCTCCCATTCATCCATTCCCACTACCTATTCACCACCACCTCTAATCCACACACAATATGAATATCCTTATTACTGGCGGAGCCGGATTCATCGGTTCCCACATCGTCGAACACTTCCAAGGAAAAGCCGACACCATCCGGGTGCTCGACAACCTCCGCACCGGCTATCGGCATAACCTCGATGGCTTCGATTGCGAGTTTATCGAAGGCTCCATCACCGACCGTGCCTTGGTCAAACAAGCCATGCAGGGCATCGATTATGTCTTCCACCTCGCAGCCATGGTCTCCGTGCCTGAGTCGATGTCCAAGATTTCAGAATGTGTTGACATCAACGTCAATGGCCTGATCAATGTGCTCGAAGAAGCTTCGGAAGCCGGAGTGAAAAAACTCGTCTTCGCCTCCTCTGCTGCGAACTACGGAGACAACCCGACAGTCCCCAAGGTCGAAACCATGTATCCGGAGCCCAAGAGCCCGTATGCCATCACCAAACTCGACGGCGAATACTACCTCGAAATGTTCCGCTCGGAAGGCAAACTCGAAACCGCATCCATCCGTTTCTTCAATGTCTTCGGACCTCGTCAGGACCCCAAAGGAGCCTATGCCGCAGCCGTGCCGATCTTCATTGAAAAAGCCGTCAAGAGTGAGGACATCACCGTCTTTGGAGACGGCGAACAGACCCGCGACTTTATCTACGTCAAAGACATCGTCGGAGCGCTCGTCTTTGCCGTCACCACCGATGGCGTGCACGGAACCTTCAACGCCGGATACGGTGGTCAGATCACCATCAACGACCTCGCCAACAACATCCTCGAAAGTGCCGGAACGTCCTCGCAGTTGCTGCATGGCCCGGAACGAGCTGGAGATGTCAAACACTCCCGTGCTTCATCCGACAAACTACGGGCCGCAGGATGGAAACCTCAGCACACGCTTGAGGAGGGTCTCGAAGCCACCTTCGAGTTCTTCAAAAACAAGCATAGCTGATAAGTCTATCAACTCCATTTGTTAGCCCCTGACCGGATGTATTCCGGCAGGGGTTTTGCTTTTTCCCGACTCATGGCGGAAACGTCAATCATTTCCCCTTGATACAGGATTGACAGATGAGCATTTTGGGTGCATCTGGCACAAGCCGTGCTACAAAATCCAGCACAGCAACAAGACAAGCCCCCACCAACATCAACCTAAAAAAGAACGAAACCTCCCCCGCTAACATCGGGGACAAGACCCCCACAATCACAAACAAACCATCCCATTACCATGGCAGCAAAAAAAACAAGCAAGAAGACAGCTAAAAAGGCAGCAAAAAAAGCTCCAACCAAAAAGGTAGCCAAGAAAGCCGCTAAAAAAGCACCGGCAAAAAAAGCAGCTAAAAAGGCACCAGCTAAAAAAGTGGTGAAAAAAGCAGCGAAGAAAAGCCCTAAAAAAGCGAGTGCCAAAAAAGTCACTCCACCGACTCCAGCTCCTACGGAAGAGGAAATCAGCCAAGCTGCCTACCTCAACTACAAGAGTCGTGTTGAGCAAGGCATTCACGGCGATGAAACCGGCGACTGGCTGGCAGCCGAGGAATCACTGGGTCAGGACTAACCCTTCCATCGTAATCAATCTTTACGCACCGTGCCTTTTCTACGAAGGGCACGGTTTTTTTGTGCCCGCATCCGGGGAGGCTAAAGAGACAAAAAAACCAGCCCCCGGCATTTTTTCTTTAAATCTTCACACACGCTTCATCATCACTTCATGAAACCCCGATAGACATTGAGCCGTCATCATTCTTCGGGCAAGTTTCACGATCCCCCCTCCATTCATCCTGACTTTATGAGTAATCCTTCCATCGGAAACAACATCCCGGCCCTGTGCCGAGGAGATGCTCATTTGTTGCAATCATGGATCGAAGCCCCACCGCTCACATCCCTGCGCTTCTGTATTCCGGCGATCCTCATCGGTTGCAGTTGCTATGGGTTCACCATGGGGCTCTGGCAAGGCTGGGAAATGGCAAGCTACGTCGGGATCAAACTGCCCCTCTTGATTTTTGCCACCCTGATGCTCAACGGCATGCTCAATGGCATGCTGGCCATGGCCCTGAGTAGCGGCATTGGCTTCCGCCAAAGTATCCAGTTCCTGCTCGCAGGATTTGCCCTGATGGCGATCATCCTTGGCTCGCTCAGCCCAATCACCTTTATGATGGCGCTACATGCTCCGGCCCCTGAGGATATCGGAGCCAAGCAATGGCATAGCGTCACACTTCTCAGCCACACCCTACTCATTGCTTATGCGGGAGTGATTTCCCACCGCTCACTATTGAGCCATGTTCGGAGACACGCTACCACTCCGTCCCATGGGACGCGCACGTTTTTCGCGTGGCTCGCAGGCAATCTGTTCGCCGGCGCTCAAATATCCTGGGTCATGCGCCCCTTCTTCGGATCCCCGGGACTCGAAGTCCAATTCTTCCGAGACAACCCGATGAACGGCAACTTCTACGAAACCGTCTGGCGCACGGCAATGTCCCTACTCGGCAGCTAAAAACGATCAAACAAACCAAATAACCACAACCATGACTGAAGAACCCACACCACCCCAGACAAATACACCCTCGCCATCCAGCCCTCCACCGGTCATCCCGGGACAACCCGAGACATTGCGCTCACCTTCGCAAGCCGGAAACTACGGTTCGGTTCAAAAAGCCTCACTTGGCCCGGATCCGGACTACACACCGATGGAGCAGGAAGGTTTTTCCAATATCCTGAACCACCTACTCAAAAAACCTCTGAGCGTGATTTATGAAGTGAATCAGGGAAACAACAAACCACTGAAGGCATTGATCATCATCAGTCTGGCCTCGCTCACCATCTTTGGTCTGGTTCTCGGTATGTTTAGTTCGGGAGACCAACTCTGGGCAGCCCCGCTCAAAGTCATCGGAGGGATCTTTTTCAGTGCCCTGATCTGCCTGCCCAGTCTCTATATTTTCGGAGCACTCGGAGGCATGGACGCAAAAATCCAACACGTTGTCGGTGTGATGCTCACCTTTCTGGCAATCACGTCCCTCCTGTTGGTTGGCTTTGCGCCCGTCGTCTGGCTATTTTCCACTTCGAGTAACTCTCTGGTCTTCTTCGGATTTCTCAGCCTCGGCATCTGGCTGGTCTGCCTTATTTTTGGTCTGCGGGTAATCAGTCGATCCAGCCGGAGCATGGGAGGAGGAAAAGGAGGCCACCTGAATATCTGGGCCATCATTTTCATCATGGTCACCCTACAAATGACCACCACCCTACGCCCGATCATCGGAACCTCCGAACATTTCCTGAACTTCGAAGAAAAACGCTTCTTCCTGCGCTACTGGTTTGAGGTCATGAACGACGAAAGCAGCGAGAGCGACAAATACGTCGATCCATACGAGTCATCGAACGATGAAAGAAAGACAGACTCCGAGAAGCCAACTCGCGGTCGTAGCTCCCAATGATCAATCAAGAAAGGCCGTCAGGGGGCTGGTAGCGGACGCCTGCAGATCACGTTCGGGCAGCCCCATCTCGTAGGCAGCCCTACCAGCCTGCACCGCAAGTTTAAATGCCTCGCCCATGCGCACCGGGTCAGAAGCAATTGCCATCGCCGTATTCACCAGAACCGCGTCCGCGCCCAACTCCATCGCCTCAGCAGCATGACTTGGAGCTCCAAGGCCCGCATCCACGACCACAGGCACAATGGCCTGATCAATGATAATCCTTATCTGATCACGGGTAACCACGCCTTGGTTCGAACCAATCGGAGCGCCCAAGGGCATCACCGCAGCCGTTCCCACCTCCTGCAGCCGTTTCGCAAGCACGGGATCCGCATTAATATAAGGCAGCACAGTGAACCCTTCAGCCACCAGTACCTCCGCAGCCTTCAAGGTTTCGATCGGATCCGGCAACAAATACGTCGGGTCGGGGTGGATCTCCAGTTTGATCCACTTTGGTAATCCGGCAGCTTCCGCCAGGCGGGCCAGACGAATCGCTTCTTCGGCATTCATTGCCCCACTGGTGTTTGGCAGTAATAGGTATTTCGCAGGATCGATAAACTTAAGAATATCAGCCTGCGGATCATCCCCGCCACTGAGATCCGCGCGTCTCAAGGCAACCGTAACAATCTCAGTTCCAGATGAAACCAAACTATCCCGCATCAACTCATTGGAAGCAAATTTTCCGGTTCCTGTCATCAAGCGAGAATCAAAGGAGCGGTCGGCGATCTTCAAAGGTAAATTTTTCACAGGCACAGACCTTAACCCGATGCCTCTTCCATGCAAGCCCAGTGATCGACCGCAGCCCGAGAAATTCACCTACGGCTCTTGCAGTTTATATCGACTACGCCAATTGGCCTGCCCATCTGAATCCAAGGCGTATTCATCCGAAACCAAGGGCCGAAAACGCCCCTGAAAAACCTCCTGATGCAGCCGGTCAAACTCACTGGAATACGCATACGTCAGCCGATCCGTCCGGTAAGGTTGGTCTGTCATCCCCTCGGGAGTCGTAAAATCAATCACATCCACACCAGCCCGCCTCAATTGCACGCGCACCTGTCCTCGTTCCATCGCAAATTTCCTGCGCTGCAAACCACCAGCTACTTGCCCCCTGCTGACCCCGTTGACCAACAACTCCGCCGGATTTTTTAAATAGCACACCACCTCGATGCCATCTTCTACATCCGCCGAAGCGAGTGCTTTAGTCACTTTGATTTGATAATGAAAATGGGAGGCTTTGACATCGTGTGCGTATTTCTTAAAAAACACACAAGCAAACTCCCCAGGCTCTGGCGACTCCCCTAACCATAGACGTTTATAATGCTTCAACAACAAGGCAAAAGCATAGTTATGATTCACCTCGGGGGCCAAATGATGACCTTCCGGATAGTCATTCCAGGTCGCATAGTTGATCATGCAGGCATCCACCTTGACCGCCCTCTCCAATAATTTTCTGTACACCTCGGACAACCCACAGACCTGAATTTTCCTTTCCACCCCATCCACACCCAAGGCCAAGACATCCTTGAGATAAAACAACATCCTCGAGCCCTTTTTCCTAGGGTAGACTTTTGATCCATAATGATCCGGGTACACCGTTTGAGTGTAGGATCGATTCCTTACCCGGCAACGCTTCGCTATCCCTTCCCAAGGGTCATCTTCAGCATAAGAATCCGTCCACCCCCAAATCGCAGGAAAATGATCCAACGCGGCTTCCACCACTTCCGGCCTGTCCTGAAATCGAAGGTGATACACATAAGCTATATCAACGCCCAAATTCTGAGCCAACCGCTGATAGGCCCCAGCCGAGTGACGGATCAATTCGGGCTGGCGTCCAATCATCCAATGCTGATCCACCGCGTCTGATAGAGCGTCAGGGCACCATGTAAAAAAAACAAATCTTTCGCCGGGTGTTTTGAGCCAGGCATCGCTCGAACCAAATTCTGAGATCAACGGCTGAATCCACTTTTTCCAATGGGCAATTTTATCACGTTCTGACTTCTCATGCTGCCGTGGGTTGCACAAACAAAGCGTCAGTTTGAAATCGATTTCCTCCTTGATGACAACTCGGAAAAATGCAGAAACCACCTGATTGTAATATGCCATCATGTCCTCGCTATCCCCCAATGGGTAAAAAAATTGAAAACCGTCCAAGCCCAACTTTTTTGCAGCCCGGATTTCCATCGCCGCACTCTCATCGATACTCAGGCCTTCCCCGTAAGCGGCCAACATCGATCGATACTGCACCAATCCCCCCACCTTGGCAGAAGGCCCGCAAGGGTCATACATCTCACTGCGCAAGTTTGCAGATTTCCTCGGCATCCCTCGATGATACAGCATACCAGTCATGTAATGGGCGATCACACGCTTCTGATCGGCAAGGGGCGCTGACAACCTGCGTTCTTTTTCAAGCTCCGTCTCTTCAAGCAAAGGCCGAACATCCAAAACACCCTCTCCAAACAATGCTGGAATCAAACAAAACCACGCAAAAAAAACAATCGTCCAAGATTTGATCCGACACATCGCAATTCTCGTATACGCCCCATCAGCTCAAAGACTTTCAGACATCTTCCGGCGCCAAGTGATTCTTCTGCAACAAAATTGACTTTTCATTGAAACATTTTTTAATTTATACGTCGTATTGATTAATGAATACGAATATAGTTCCGAAATAAGCGCTCTGCCTTCATCTCTATTCAAAAGCCTCACGTCAATTCGCCCCCCGATTCAGATCCTACTGTCCTACAAACTTCCCAGCCCCCAACCACGACCATCACCATGAAATCCCACACCACACCACCCCGACGCTTGGGCGTCCTTCTCGCCGCACTCGCTACAAGCTTTGCTTGCCTGCCAGTCGCCAAAGCGGCCACCAGCCTCCGGCTGTCAACCACCCAACTCAATCCGGAATCCGAAATTGAAATCATTTTCGACCGTGCCGTCGTTGGCGAACCTCAACTCCAACAATCGAGCAACAACGCACTCATCGGAATCAAGCCAAAGCTGCCAGGAAACATCGTATGGAAAGCGGCTAACATTGCCAGGTTCGTCCCTAGCCAAGCCCCCCTCATGGGCACGGAATACACCTTCAGCGTGCTGAAAGGCCAACAGTTCCTCGATGGTAAAAAACTTCCCTCTGGAAAAATCCAGACCGTAAAGTCCGAGCCATTCAAAGTTTCCGGATCGTCCCTTCGATCGGAATCAAAATCACTCACTCGTGAGCTCTCTTACTATGTCTATTTCAATGATGCCATTGACCCGGCAAAATCTCCGGCCTTGATCAAATTTATCAACAAGGAAGGCGTGACCATCGGATC
Encoded here:
- the ilvN gene encoding acetolactate synthase small subunit, whose protein sequence is MSLVTTSNETPAPIQRPPIHTISVLVNNKAGVLMRISQVFARRGYNIDSLVVSRGRDRHFSRMTIGISGDPAGLEQIILQVSKLIDVLHCIEHTKSNSVVKELLLVKFLASKQERTEALQIIDHYGGKTIDLTPTSMIAMINGESTKIDAALSMFSQFEIIETIRTGKIVMARGEQAT
- a CDS encoding NAD-dependent epimerase/dehydratase family protein, with protein sequence MNILITGGAGFIGSHIVEHFQGKADTIRVLDNLRTGYRHNLDGFDCEFIEGSITDRALVKQAMQGIDYVFHLAAMVSVPESMSKISECVDINVNGLINVLEEASEAGVKKLVFASSAANYGDNPTVPKVETMYPEPKSPYAITKLDGEYYLEMFRSEGKLETASIRFFNVFGPRQDPKGAYAAAVPIFIEKAVKSEDITVFGDGEQTRDFIYVKDIVGALVFAVTTDGVHGTFNAGYGGQITINDLANNILESAGTSSQLLHGPERAGDVKHSRASSDKLRAAGWKPQHTLEEGLEATFEFFKNKHS
- a CDS encoding Yip1 family protein, yielding MTEEPTPPQTNTPSPSSPPPVIPGQPETLRSPSQAGNYGSVQKASLGPDPDYTPMEQEGFSNILNHLLKKPLSVIYEVNQGNNKPLKALIIISLASLTIFGLVLGMFSSGDQLWAAPLKVIGGIFFSALICLPSLYIFGALGGMDAKIQHVVGVMLTFLAITSLLLVGFAPVVWLFSTSSNSLVFFGFLSLGIWLVCLIFGLRVISRSSRSMGGGKGGHLNIWAIIFIMVTLQMTTTLRPIIGTSEHFLNFEEKRFFLRYWFEVMNDESSESDKYVDPYESSNDERKTDSEKPTRGRSSQ
- a CDS encoding thiazole synthase, with the protein product MKNLPLKIADRSFDSRLMTGTGKFASNELMRDSLVSSGTEIVTVALRRADLSGGDDPQADILKFIDPAKYLLLPNTSGAMNAEEAIRLARLAEAAGLPKWIKLEIHPDPTYLLPDPIETLKAAEVLVAEGFTVLPYINADPVLAKRLQEVGTAAVMPLGAPIGSNQGVVTRDQIRIIIDQAIVPVVVDAGLGAPSHAAEAMELGADAVLVNTAMAIASDPVRMGEAFKLAVQAGRAAYEMGLPERDLQASATSPLTAFLD